A single genomic interval of Streptomyces showdoensis harbors:
- a CDS encoding TadE/TadG family type IV pilus assembly protein translates to MRRGERDDRGQVAIEFVGMLPLILLTLVLLWQCVLIGYTFTLAGNAADEAARAGAVGDDCGEAAERHLDGAWAAGASAGCERDGGLVRATVKLRVPVLFPGAISFPFDVTGEAGAVWEGEGR, encoded by the coding sequence ATGAGACGCGGGGAGCGGGACGACAGGGGGCAGGTGGCGATCGAGTTCGTCGGCATGCTGCCCCTGATCCTGCTCACGCTGGTGCTGCTGTGGCAGTGCGTGCTGATCGGCTACACGTTCACCCTCGCCGGCAACGCCGCCGACGAGGCGGCCCGCGCGGGCGCCGTGGGCGACGACTGCGGGGAGGCGGCCGAGCGGCACCTGGACGGCGCCTGGGCCGCGGGCGCCTCGGCGGGCTGCGAGCGGGACGGCGGGCTGGTGCGGGCCACGGTGAAGCTGCGCGTGCCGGTGCTCTTCCCGGGCGCGATCAGCTTCCCGTTCGACGTGACCGGCGAGGCGGGGGCCGTGTGGGAGGGGGAGGGCCGATGA
- a CDS encoding AAA family ATPase, translating into MTTRILPAVGDADAARAVTTLIGQLPDAEPAAPVADSTQLVDTLARLAAESLDELPEVVLVHERIGPVPALELIREVALRFPAVGVVLITADASPVLFSAAMDSGARGLVTLPLGYEELASRVQAAAQWSTGVRRHLGAGTEALTGPGGRVVTVSGAKGGVGTTVTAVHLALAARASGHTVALVDMDLQGGDIASYLDVQFRRSLADLAAVDDISPRVLQDAVYVHETGVSLLLAPAEGERAEEVTDRSARQIVSALRSRHEVVVIDCGTHLDGASAAAVEMADTALLVTTPDVVAVRAAKRAVRMWDRLQVRKPEETTMLVNRHHRSTEIQPPLVQKITGTRIAGVTVPAHFKELAAVVDAGRLHDLDARSTVKQALWALAGELGLVKTGGGSAQGKELVRGGERGALGLRRRGAGR; encoded by the coding sequence ATGACCACCAGGATCCTGCCGGCGGTCGGCGACGCGGACGCGGCCCGCGCGGTCACCACCCTCATCGGCCAGCTCCCCGACGCCGAACCCGCCGCCCCCGTCGCCGACTCCACCCAGCTCGTCGACACCCTGGCCCGCCTCGCCGCCGAGTCCCTCGACGAACTCCCCGAGGTCGTCCTCGTCCACGAGCGGATCGGACCGGTGCCCGCGCTGGAGCTGATCCGCGAGGTCGCCCTCCGCTTCCCCGCCGTCGGCGTCGTCCTCATCACCGCCGACGCCAGTCCCGTGCTGTTCTCCGCCGCCATGGACTCCGGGGCCCGCGGCCTCGTCACCCTCCCGCTCGGCTACGAGGAGCTGGCCAGCCGCGTCCAGGCCGCCGCCCAGTGGTCCACCGGGGTCCGCCGCCACCTCGGCGCCGGGACCGAGGCCCTCACCGGACCCGGCGGCCGGGTCGTCACCGTCAGCGGCGCCAAGGGCGGCGTCGGCACCACCGTCACCGCCGTCCACCTCGCCCTCGCCGCCCGCGCCTCCGGCCACACCGTCGCTCTCGTCGACATGGACCTCCAGGGCGGCGACATCGCCTCCTACCTCGACGTGCAGTTCCGCCGCTCGCTCGCCGACCTCGCCGCCGTCGACGACATCTCGCCCCGGGTCCTCCAGGACGCGGTGTACGTCCACGAGACCGGCGTCAGCCTGCTCCTCGCCCCCGCCGAGGGCGAGCGCGCCGAGGAGGTCACCGACCGCTCCGCGCGCCAGATCGTCAGCGCCCTCCGCAGCCGCCACGAGGTCGTCGTCATCGACTGCGGCACCCACCTCGACGGGGCGAGCGCCGCCGCCGTCGAGATGGCCGACACGGCCCTGCTGGTGACCACCCCCGACGTGGTCGCGGTCCGGGCGGCCAAGCGGGCGGTACGGATGTGGGACCGCCTCCAGGTCCGCAAGCCGGAGGAGACCACCATGCTGGTCAACCGCCACCACCGGTCCACCGAGATCCAGCCGCCCCTGGTCCAGAAGATCACCGGCACCCGCATCGCGGGCGTCACGGTCCCCGCCCACTTCAAGGAGCTCGCCGCCGTCGTCGACGCGGGCCGCCTCCACGACCTCGACGCCCGCTCGACCGTCAAGCAGGCGCTGTGGGCGCTGGCGGGCGAGCTCGGGCTCGTGAAGACCGGCGGCGGATCCGCCCAGGGCAAGGAGCTCGTACGGGGCGGGGAGCGCGGCGCCCTGGGGCTGCGGCGGCGCGGGGCGGGACGCTGA
- the cpaB gene encoding Flp pilus assembly protein CpaB, with protein sequence MNSRQRRGVILLLLSVLCALGAFAGVLSVIGDVNSKVGPEVTAYRVKDDIQPYTPLGPGRFEKITMPERWLPATAVTDLAQTEGKIAVTTLKAGSLLQSDMIVKRPALEPGQQEIAIMIDAATGVAGKITPGSTVNIYATFAGERGGQAAQSKMIVAGARVIDVGELTALTPSREDRNRATEAVPITFALSTVDTQRVAYAESFAQHVRLALVAPGGSTPPDARDRTYTLDKDK encoded by the coding sequence ATGAACTCCCGCCAGCGCCGTGGTGTCATCCTGCTGCTGCTCTCCGTCCTGTGCGCCCTCGGCGCCTTCGCCGGCGTGCTCTCGGTGATCGGCGACGTGAACTCGAAGGTCGGGCCCGAGGTCACCGCGTACCGGGTCAAGGACGACATCCAGCCGTACACCCCGCTCGGCCCCGGCCGCTTCGAGAAGATCACGATGCCCGAGCGCTGGCTGCCGGCCACCGCCGTCACCGACCTCGCCCAGACCGAGGGCAAGATCGCCGTCACCACCCTCAAGGCCGGCTCGCTCCTCCAGAGCGACATGATCGTCAAGCGCCCGGCGCTCGAACCCGGGCAGCAGGAGATCGCCATCATGATCGACGCCGCCACCGGAGTGGCCGGCAAGATCACCCCCGGCTCCACCGTCAACATCTACGCCACCTTCGCCGGCGAACGCGGCGGCCAGGCCGCCCAGTCCAAGATGATCGTCGCCGGCGCCCGGGTCATCGACGTCGGCGAACTCACCGCCCTCACCCCCTCGCGCGAGGACCGCAACCGGGCCACCGAGGCCGTCCCGATCACCTTCGCGCTCTCCACCGTCGACACCCAGCGCGTCGCCTACGCCGAGTCCTTCGCCCAGCACGTCCGCCTCGCCCTCGTCGCGCCCGGCGGCAGCACCCCGCCCGACGCCCGCGACCGCACCTACACGCTCGACAAGGACAAGTGA